A stretch of DNA from Bactrocera neohumeralis isolate Rockhampton chromosome 6, APGP_CSIRO_Bneo_wtdbg2-racon-allhic-juicebox.fasta_v2, whole genome shotgun sequence:
AATTGATTGTATTTATCTTTGCAGATTAGATGTTCATTGTGCAACTTTTTGACTGATATTCTTGCCACAACAAGAGACTGGGGATGAAAAACCTAAATAAAAAGGATTTAATATCTAAATATGCAGGTAAGTGAGATGAAAAGTAGTGATGAATAGTAAGCAGGAGCTTGCAAATGTGAACACGGCTTTCAATATAATTAACGAAACAAATAAGGtctagaaaaaaataagaaaaagtttaGCTTCAGCGAACAGGGTCATGgtaaaaaagatctttatcttgactttgattggtcagtttaaTTGGCAGCTACacgctatagttgtccgataggacttacatttgtttacatttacatttgttCATATTACATTTGTGTCTTACTTTTTATAGAACTCATCCTCATCTATAATCAATTTTACCAACTGTTGCGTTGTCAGGGGATCCTTCACTCCCCTCTTtaataacttaacttaaatcaTAACAGGTATGCCATGATTTGAGAAATGTGGTACCCGAGTGATTGAATTGATGGTGCAACACTTCCAAATTAAATACCAATAAAATAGCACGCGAAATTGAATTCACGATTGCCGCTCGCCATGAGAAGTTAAACACAAAAAAGAGTGaacagaaaaagtaaaaaaaacgtGAAACTAAATGATTTCCAGAAACAATGCAATAGTGAAAATTGCTCTCCACAATGGAAGTGCACAAATTGTTATACCCAGAATGTTGCATAGATATActttcatatgtgtatgtatgtatacatacaaaagAATAAAGGTTAGTAGTGAAATTCTAGAGGAAAACAAAGCAATTTAATACAAAGTTAAAAGGCAACAAATATGGGAGTATGTCTAAACTTATTtgctatataagtatatgggTATATTCAATTTaacatacaaacaaagaaaagttCAACCGATTTAGCactcaaagttatgactgtcaatagtgacgtcaGAACCATGTCACGAGTGCAacgtctgtttgtttgatgacaggagatatttcacctcgttcactgccagaccaatTTGCTTTGCGTCTTTATCCAGTCTgcggaaagcagaactaacggcgcggttgttaagacCATTCCTATCAATATCGCCAgaatacgccagcagctgtacactcttatagaagattgtaccttctgggtttagttctgcagctcgaattatcttcttcagaagtaggttgaagaagtcacacgaaagagagtcgtcttgtccgaaacctcgtttggtatcgaacggcccggagaggtccttcccgatccttaAGGAGCTTTTGgcgttgctcaacgtcagtatACACAGCCGTACTagtttgcgaggataccaaattcagacatcatggcataaaggcagctccttttcgtactgtcgaaaccagctttgaaatcgacgaagaggtggtgtgtgtcgattctcctttcacgagtcttttccaagattttgcgcatggtgaatatctggtcggttgttgattttccaggtctaaagccacactgataagatccaatcagtttgttgaccgTGGACCGcaatgtttaggagacttatccgacggtagttgacgcagattgtggggtctccctttttgtagattgggtagagcacacttaaattccaatcgttgggcatgctttcgtccgaccgtaTTCCACAaataagctgatgcatgctccttatcagttctttgccgccgtgtttgaatagctcggccggcaatccgtcggtccctgccgctttgttgttcttcaggcgggcaattgctattcgaacttcttcatggtcgggcaatggaacatctgctccatcgtcatcgattggggaatcgggttcgtcttctcctggcgttgtactttcactgccattcagcaggctggagaagtgttccgtCCATaactttagtatgctctgggcatcggtcactagatcaccttgggGGGTACGgcaagaatatgctccggtcttgaaacattctgttagtcgccgcattttttcgtagaattttcgagcattacccctgtcgaccagcttgtcaagctcttcatactcacgcatttcggcctctctctttttctgtctggaAATACGTATAGCTTCCCTCTTTAACACTCGGtatttatcccatcccgcacgtgttgtggtcgattgtaacgttgcgatgCAGGCAGCCTGGTTtctttccgctgcgacacggcactcctcgtcgtaccagttgttcttttgcactttccgaaaaccagtggtttcggttgcagctgtacgtaaggagcttgaaatgccatcccacagttcccttataccgagttgttgacgagtgctctcagagagcaggagtgcaagtcgagtagaaaatcgttcagctatatgttgtgattgcagcttctcgacgtcgaaccgtCCTTGCGCTTGTTGGCATGCGTTTTTTCTGCACAGTAGCGGGTGCGAATTTTGGCTGCAAAAAGGTTGTGGTAcgagtcgatgttaagacctcggagcctacacacatctaaaacactggagacgtgtcttccgtctatcacaacatgattaATCTGGtgggtggtttttcgatccgaagacaaCCAGGTGTCTTGATGAATtgatgctggaatctagtactacagataaccatatttcaggccccggcgaagtcgatcagcctcaacccatttgcggatgtttcatcgtggaggctgaatttactgaccgtagtaccaaagataccttctttgcccatcctggcgttaaagtcgccaagaacgattttgatatcgtgacgggggcagctctcataggtgcacttcaagcgctcatagaaggcatccttggtcacatcgtccttctcttccgtaggggcgtgggcgcaaatcagcgatatgttgaagaacttctcTTTAatacggattgtggctagacgttcatccaccggggggCATCTCAGTACTTGGCGACGGAatttctctcccaccacgaatcccatacCAAATTTGCGGTCCTTTATATGGCTATTGTAGTAATTGCCACAATGACCTACTCGcatcagtccttgtcccgtccatcgcatttcgtgaacggcggtgatgtcagcctttgttttttcgaggacatcaaccagctgggcagcgacaccttcccaattaagggaccggaccttccaggtgcatgccctcaaatcgtaatccttaaatcgtttgccatggtcatcaTCAAAACCCCATCAGAgacttgttgttatttttcattggagCGTTTTTTTACGTAgaggatcccaaacccagcgcacaatcctgcGGACGGGATGTTTAGAGAAGTCaatgacgatcagagaactttcactcagttgcgtgaacttctacacatgactccatcctactTAGTTTCAGGCTACTTAAATAAGATAAATGGGCTAAACTATGATTTCATATGTACGTACTTTAATTGTCAATTACGAAATAGCTTAAAATATGCATGTAATGCTATCTTCCAACCAGACCATTGTTTAGTTTTATACAATGGaccagacgagcaaaattatgGTAATATCTTTTTAGGGCAggtaatttcaattcaattcaattttattggaaaaaatgacatgaattgaataaatattttattttcttaaaatacgCTGTTaaggattaaaatttttcaagtcTTATTTTTAAGGGAGCAACCTAAATATGCTTCTGTTAATAATGATTTAATAGCTTAGTAATGTGATTATGAAACTACTTAAAGTTATGTACTTTCTTTATTAGTGCTGATActgtttacgcggttataacagagtttacaacagcacgccagccatacttgaaaaattaaaattccaaacgtagccaagtccttctacacccggtctttccaacggagtggaggtcttcctcttcctctgcttaccccggcgggtactgcgtcgaaaactcCCAGAGCcgatccattcggatgacatgacatAGTCACcataaccgctgtcttttaattcgctgaactatgtcaacgtcgTCATATAACTcattcagctcatcgttctatcgaatgctatattcgccgtggccaacacgcaaagtaccataaatctttcgcagaacctttctctcaaaaactagtaacgtcgactcatcagatgttgtcatcgtccatgcctgtCCACCatatatagagtttggtttttgttcgccgagagaggactttacttctcaattgcctactcagtctaccttttggcaagagttgttctgcgttggatttcgaggctgacattgttgttgctgttattactAGCTCCAAGATAAACTAAATTATTTCGACTTCAAAGTTGCGACTTTCGACAGTGACGTAGCCCAATGCGACGACTCATTTGCTTCACTTTACTTATCCAGTcaggaaaaagcagaactaacggcgcgaatGTTGATTCCAATGATATCACTaccatcggcgtacgccagcagcctTCCCGATACAGCtgtgcagctcgaattattttctccaggagtagattgaagcagtcgcacgatagggagttgccttgtctgaaacctcgtttggtatcgaacggctcagagaggtccttctcgatcctgatggagcttttggtattgctcaacgtcggcttacacagccgtattagttttgcggggatggctaattcagacatcgcggcataaagctAGCCCCTTTTCGCGCTGACAAAAACAGCTTTGatatcgacgaagaggtgatgtgagTCGATCTTCTTTCACGTgtctttttttgttgattttccaggcctaaagccacaatgataaggtccaatcagtttgttgacggtttgCTTTTATCTTTCacgcaatacgctcgatagaaccttatatgcgttGTTGAGGAgtcttattccacggtagttggcacaggatgtggggtctccctttttatgaattcggcagagcacacttaaattccagtcgTCGCGCATGCATTTGCcccttaaattaataaaaagttaatttcagtTATGTTTGTTTGCCATTTTAAAACTTAAGTTGTAGAATAAAGAAATGTTTTGTCATCATCTGGGCTGAGATCTGTAAAAGAAGTCTTGGTAGCACTGAGGTGGTATTCACATACATTCGTGCTCGAATTCAACATACTAACTATGTTCTAGAGGAATGGGGTATCGATGGCGAACATACAGTTTCCTTGTTGTATGCGAATATTTTATTGGTTTGAGATTTTTCactataaataaagaaataaaatgtatatttttttcacagttTATCTTTTAGGTAAATATGAGCAggttaatttctaaaaaataattaaaaccatTTCTTTCAGAAACAAGAAAAGAGACGCGAACTGCGTCTGAAGAGATTTTGGCGTTCACCAAAAACAACATCATCCGAAGATTCAACCGGCTATGAGAGCCCCACACGTACCAAGCCCGCAAGTGACACACAACGTTTCAACCATTTGCACTACACGAGCTTAGCACAGAGTGCACCGCGAGGACCCGAAAATGGCACGGCCTACAACAAGCCGACATGTTCGCTGCCACTGCTGCAAGTGTGGCCCAGTCAGGTATGTATTAAAAGCTTCCAGGTGTCTGCGGTTGTAGTTTCACGTGAGTTTCTTAacagaaaaaatcattaaatgagTTCTGGACAAACTCTATCTTAGTTTAGTGCTAGGTTCATAACACAACACCACTTTGTCTCCAGTCACAACTTATAGGCTACATAGCGTACTTCTGTTGTgccattgttattgtaattgttgtgTTGATTATTTTGGCttacatttattataaaaatacctACTTTCTGTTGTTTTCTTGGTTTGACGTTGGTTTTGTGGTGTGTTgtggttaaaaatataaacgaataaTGTACTCGTGTAGCCACATTTACGACAGGAGGGCTTCGTGCAGTTGCGACGAAACAGCGGCCCTGAGGGCCAACGGGTAGGCGTGAGCATTTAAACTAATTTCTTATCTCAATCTGACAAATTTCCATACTTCAAAtctaatatttgtaaattgcatgtttttttaaataattttgataccTTTTTCCCCCTACCAACGCAAAATGGGAACTTAGCCCTTGCTTTGctcatttactattttttggaaatatataaaatagttttgtacatttttttactaataactTAACAGATTTTGTAATttgataattaatatttaaaaaaatccatatTGTAGATTGAAAAAGTACTTCCCTACTAAAAAATATAGATCGAAATTAACCTAATTTTTCGCAAGACCCCACACAAGAAAAACTACTTTAAGtgtgatgtacatatgtacctcatTAGAGTCGATACATACAGTCAATGTAAAAAAGTGAAACgaaatattctacgaaaatatTCCGGATAATAactattttgttataaaagctCTGCCACCCTGAACATGATACTATCCCTTATGATCTTTCAGCATTTAGATTTTAAGACTTACAGAAATGGCTGCGAAATTTTGGTGAGATATCGACCATTTGGCAACGTTTTCAGAGAGGCAACAGTGGGGTGATTCCTAACGGAGCCGAGTATGTGTGAAGATTTCGTACAGTTTCTtcgtttcacttttttaatggACTGTACGGGAGTacgtttttaataagaaatacatttttgcacattaattaaaacaaatttggtTACTTGCAATATATAGTACTTCTATAATTTTCCACTAATTTGGTAAGCTTTATTGAATTTAAACTCTCCTAACTAACAACAAAGCACTTAGAtctgtatataaaagaaaatactttactacacaaacaacaatataacTTTCTcacttttcactaatttttaaaagtttttatacttttagagctaaaactttttttgactcATCACCACTTTGGGCCACATAATTTTCACTTCGGGCCATTTTTTTACTGCACACACCCACCCACCTTAGCTCCCTTCAAAACTTGTTTAATTGTAAAGTAACTCTGTAATGAAGCATTAACTAATCACTTGAATCGTTCTGATTCTTTCCATTAGGATTCGCCACGTGGCGAGGCGGATGGACAATCCTTCATCTTCCCTGTCATTGCCGAGACAAGTACGAGTAGCAGTAGCGGCGCTGGCAGCAGCAGTACGACTGGCGATAGTGCTGCTGCTAGCAGTTCGACCACCACTACCACCACCACCAGCGGCACCTCCggcatcagcaacaacaatcacagcAATAGCAATAACTTAAATAATGGCAATCATTTAACGCTTAGCAACTCCTGCTTAGGCGAACGGCGTCGCAGCTCGCTTTACTGTGATACTTTGCATGCGGGCGACTCAGGCATTGATTCGGTGCAGGCGTCGCCTTCACCAAACGCACTGCCACCACCACCCGGTGCATCACTACTCGGTGGTGGCCAGGGTATGGGCAGCAACTCCTGCAATGTCTCACCCGCTACAACGCCCACACAGGGTTCACCGAATCTCTCGCTTGGTGGTGCACGCGCTAGCATCAGTGTCGGCGCAGCAAATTATCGACGCAAATCCAGTGCGCTACTACATCCCGATCATGCTCGCTTGTTTGCGTTGCGCATGAAGCATGCTGCCGCCTTAGAACGCGCACAAACGTCA
This window harbors:
- the LOC126762318 gene encoding uncharacterized protein DDB_G0271670 isoform X1; translation: MQKQEKRRELRLKRFWRSPKTTSSEDSTGYESPTRTKPASDTQRFNHLHYTSLAQSAPRGPENGTAYNKPTCSLPLLQVWPSQPHLRQEGFVQLRRNSGPEGQRDSPRGEADGQSFIFPVIAETSTSSSSGAGSSSTTGDSAAASSSTTTTTTTSGTSGISNNNHSNSNNLNNGNHLTLSNSCLGERRRSSLYCDTLHAGDSGIDSVQASPSPNALPPPPGASLLGGGQGMGSNSCNVSPATTPTQGSPNLSLGGARASISVGAANYRRKSSALLHPDHARLFALRMKHAAALERAQTSPDQTSIEDATEFHDNGLATNLRLCSASSSTTSSLTSVAAVSLGGGMGVIGAAGSSSSSAAAVAACLAAGAGAGPQQRVSDPWLQPQSDRERDSRYERRRSSTMTARYSLFDALDLEYVLLRAAARGSVGPYSLSESIHKLTFTQSLAFPALARGLATKRRRSHTRTSSRPLNPNESGLNTCAKVVTAVILVGISFMVFLIVYKFVRT
- the LOC126762318 gene encoding uncharacterized protein DDB_G0271670 isoform X2 — protein: MQKQEKRRELRLKRFWRSPKTTSSEDSTGYESPTRTKPASDTQRFNHLHYTSLAQSAPRGPENGTAYNKPTCSLPLLQVWPSQDSPRGEADGQSFIFPVIAETSTSSSSGAGSSSTTGDSAAASSSTTTTTTTSGTSGISNNNHSNSNNLNNGNHLTLSNSCLGERRRSSLYCDTLHAGDSGIDSVQASPSPNALPPPPGASLLGGGQGMGSNSCNVSPATTPTQGSPNLSLGGARASISVGAANYRRKSSALLHPDHARLFALRMKHAAALERAQTSPDQTSIEDATEFHDNGLATNLRLCSASSSTTSSLTSVAAVSLGGGMGVIGAAGSSSSSAAAVAACLAAGAGAGPQQRVSDPWLQPQSDRERDSRYERRRSSTMTARYSLFDALDLEYVLLRAAARGSVGPYSLSESIHKLTFTQSLAFPALARGLATKRRRSHTRTSSRPLNPNESGLNTCAKVVTAVILVGISFMVFLIVYKFVRT